The following coding sequences are from one Bombus terrestris chromosome 14, iyBomTerr1.2, whole genome shotgun sequence window:
- the LOC100646038 gene encoding uncharacterized protein LOC100646038 has protein sequence MPQGSIHWQGTQRRACGPGAHWNVQVVRGKVTTRCLWYACKALGIGLLLMLLGACMATIGYFADQLSVAQEIRGNLTIRVKNESRGFHLNNLSYAGPIVMGVGGFIVVAACVMTFEARDNAAKVVPARFRFNQTSTIKNTRNQRSRRSTSSQTTKWDHQLGVFKVNRSPSPSIHEVSRKQLTAEFLQFSKELGEKQTGHSIKKSPSAPTLIEKKSPRKRTPKYAGCALLNPELLQRHALSVDNPSYSPHQVSRESLDQQKMAGSQVSMAMDLHIPNKGPVTLKVKDRSDTARRHQLLRQTKVDYVEEVEEAIKSPTGRGYSPKLSGAYSKYPDDFVPRKRNSIDIRLFEELTASKDLTKISPRDFRKISSPSFHKMSFDKTGSDRRIEKMMGQRKASLEFRKSPDFRRGDYRKLSVDRFSIDCTKYLSDEVEMRSRTSSGENLKRQRQAKLHHSRSDDNKRASFEKQQKDAQSSRYSLNTQAVIESGGSESEFKYFTAASLDTEESRADNSDDSHAIDVDEPIAANVSSDGPTEVDALLEEPELENVPEIEVETLRDELDETETRNEVSLITENLICNNQVSKKQEQKKNIRSDDAILHDFVKSKGTTLYIEDDEV, from the exons ATGCCCCAAGGAAGCATTCACTGGCAAGGGACGCAGAGAAGAGCCTGCGGTCCAGGAGCTCACTGGAATGTCCAG GTGGTGAGAGGCAAAGTGACAACGCGGTGTTTGTGGTACGCCTGCAAAGCTCTCGGAATTGGTCTACTACTAATGCTTTTAGGAGCTTGCATGGCGACCATAG GATACTTCGCAGATCAACTGTCCGTGGCACAAGAAATCAGAGGTAATCTAACGATAAGAGTGAAGAATGAATCACGTGGGTTCCACCTAAATAACCTCAGTTATGCTGGTCCGATCGTAATGGGAGTAGGAG GTTTTATCGTAGTAGCAGCCTGTGTAATGACCTTCGAGGCTCGTGATAACGCTGCCAAAGTGGTGCCGGCCCGTTTTCGCTTTAACCAAACGTCGACAATAAAAAACACGAGAAATCAACGGAGTCGTAGGTCTACATCTAGTCAAACAACCAAATGGGATCACCAACTCGGTGTGTTCAAAGTAAACAGAAGTCCAAGTCCAAGCATACACGAAGTCTCTAGGAAACAATTGACCGCGGAGTTCTTGCAATTCTCTAAAGAACTAGGCGAGAAACAGACTGGGCACTCGATTAAGAAAAGCCCCAGTGCACCAACGTTAATTGAGAAGAAATCACCTCGTAAAAGAACGCCAAAATACGCTGGATGCGCGTTATTAAATCCAGAATTGTTACAGAGGCATGCTCTTTCTGTTGATAATCCAAGCTACAGTCCTCATCAG GTCAGCAGGGAAAGTTTGGATCAACAAAAAATGGCAGGCAGCCAAGTTTCAATGGCGATGGATTTGCACATTCCTAATAAAGGTCCAGTTACGTTGAAAGTTAAAGATAGATCAGATACTGCGAGACGTCATCAACTGCTTCGACAAACGAAAGTTGATTATGTCGAAGAAGTTGAGGAAGCAATTAAATCCCCGACGGGTCGTGGTTACTCGCCTAAATTATCAG GTGCCTACAGCAAATACCCAGACGATTTTGTACCGAGAAAAAGAAACTCGATAGACATAAGATTATTTGAGGAATTGACCGCGTCGAAAGATCTTACAAAAATATCCCCCAGAGACTTCCGTAAAATCTCCTCGCCGAGCTTCCATAAAATGTCATTTGACAAAACTGGAAGCGATCGTAGAATTGAAAAAATGATGGGCCAACGTAAAGCTAGCCTGGAGTTCAGGAAGAGTCCTGATTTTCGCAGAGGGGATTATAG AAAATTGTCAGTGGACAGATTCTCCATTGATTGCACGAAATACCTATCTGACGAGGTGGAAATGAGGTCAAGGACAAGCAGTGGTGAAAATCTAAAACGACAACGACAAGCGAAACTGCACCATTCTAGGTCGGACGACAATAAGAGAGCATCTTTCGAGAAACAGCAGAAAGACGCGCAATCGAGCAGATACTCTTTGAACACGCAAGCTGTTATCGAAAGTGGCGGATCCGAATCCGAGTTCAAGTACTTCACGGCAGCATCTCTCGACACTGAAGAAAGTCGAGCAGACAATTCTGACGATAGTCATGCGATCGATGTCGATGAACCTATCGCGGCGAATGTATCGTCCGATGGACCGACTGAAGTTGATGCCTTACTTGAGGAACCTGAATTAGAAAATGTCCCGGAGATAGAGGTAGAAACGCTGAGGGACGAATTGGACGAGACTGAAACACGCAATGAAGTTTCATTAATAACCGAAAATTTGATATGTAACAATCAAGTATCGAAGAAACAAGAACAGAAAAAGAATATTCGTAGCGATGATGCGATATTGCATGATTTTGTAAAAAGCAAAGGAACTACTTTGTATATAGAGGATGATGAAGTTTGA